The following proteins are co-located in the Manduca sexta isolate Smith_Timp_Sample1 unplaced genomic scaffold, JHU_Msex_v1.0 HiC_scaffold_3035, whole genome shotgun sequence genome:
- the LOC119192648 gene encoding golgin-45-like, producing MNVDWLYNPKIMSKTRTAGDGMESEESTSETAQNRRKNNDPKDTVVPGRLIQIYPSNVITSQKTKSINVKSPKFVPYEPYPGAVKPIVSQTVKKSKKSKNNMDINTLISQMSQMNTNLNEYKPRPKLNSVGSKSLIEGEQISPENEELQKKITSLMHENDSLKEQLKQQVQVNKELKTMLVASMGEDLETQVQSLNEDKKHLANALLNSAQHLSTHQEQTEWLAGQCEVWRSKFLCKQ from the exons ATGAATGTTGATTGGTTATACAATCCGA AAATCATGAGCAAGACGCGAACGGCCGGTGACGGCATGGAGTCGGAGGAATCTACCTCCGAAACGGCACAAAATAGAAGAAAAAACAATGATCCCAAAGATACCGTGGTACCTGGACGATTAATACAAATTTACCCTTCTAACGTTATAACATCGCAGAAAACTAAATCTATTAATGTGAAATCACCTAAGTTCGTTCCATATGAACCTTACCCAGGAGCAGTGAAACCAATAGTGTCACAAACAGTGAAGAAATCCAAGAAATCTAAAAACAACATGGATATAAACACATTAATATCTCAAATGTCTCAAATGAACACAAATTTAAATGAGTATAAACCTAGACCAAAGTTGAATTCAGTCGGTAGCAAGTCTCTCATTGAAGGGGAACAGATTAGTCCAGAGAATGAGGAATTGCAGAAAAAAATTACCAGTTTGATGCATGAAAATGACTCCTTGAAGGAACAACTAAAGCAACAAGTTCAg GTAAACAAAGAACTGAAGACAATGTTGGTGGCTTCCATGGGAGAGGACCTTGAAACTCAAGTCCAGTCATTGAATGAAGACAAAAAGCATTTAGCAAATGCTTTGCTTAACTCAGCTCAACATTTATCTACCCATCAA